Proteins encoded in a region of the Veillonella parvula genome:
- a CDS encoding TonB-dependent receptor plug domain-containing protein — MTSRRILSAAIAATLALGTYQAYAYDENFKGYEVHNVSVKADAAKDEYGNTITEQSYYRTGGDVKVITREEIEKRHYRDVTEAIKRVPGVTFQNPGYRGGEYGYQFYNNGVSINGDSRVVVLVDGRRVDNITSGRLGDSSERGSKSTGVNIDEVTNMDAIDKIEVIKGPGASQYGSDATGGVINIITRRGKGNFSGSVDLATGSWNKHSYNLTVQGAAGKNASTGYFVTATRTMSQDTKYKDGDTGEVATLTGSKWREEGFNARIDHEFNKKQSLQFSMNFKKGRDGYPISTPSRKYWNADDWRRIIFNAEVGQYDTNYKLKTDPKYVDPDENPQGYAPKLYGDSRNPGYHNLFALDGNYGSYSKFKNLDTDLKFTFDRQGQMESFARLYRLDHRYEGRDTYTWSKLGSEAARAAYAAAFPNGATVEQFNAWVDSNLAPFPDRRDALRQWIAETGGMAGSPNRWYKENKTGVELQWTRQLDKHDIIANIDYSRSKLNSRSIKRNGDVVSSDIRRNTLYAYLQDKIYIGNNVELTPALRYVHYSSIQGNGSGDSQGKGSVSALTPSLHGQVKFNKKTSMYAGWTRILRPLKTGDYSATDGVFNTPLDDERGDAFTWGLLHTFGKNNNTTVAVHYDYTRMKNAIATLPILNNRTGDFEKTAVNAKENKQSFNITVDHRLNEHVTMSASYSHMKDKWLSKGGWILDPNWGYSNSDDINVAINSLRPQNHYALNISYDNKRLYSGLLINWYTGNSDYAFTHRRFLIVDWNLNYDVTKDLTAYIVVNNVLNRAYETSYSAYNGRGSAAMPARSFMIGAKYKF; from the coding sequence ATGACGAGTCGTCGTATTTTATCTGCTGCTATTGCGGCAACGTTAGCGTTAGGTACGTATCAAGCCTATGCGTATGATGAGAACTTCAAGGGTTATGAGGTTCATAATGTTTCGGTAAAAGCCGATGCGGCAAAGGATGAGTATGGTAATACCATTACTGAGCAATCTTATTACCGTACTGGTGGTGATGTAAAGGTTATCACTCGTGAAGAGATTGAAAAACGTCATTATCGCGATGTAACTGAAGCGATTAAACGCGTTCCAGGTGTTACATTCCAAAATCCTGGTTACCGTGGTGGCGAGTATGGTTACCAATTTTACAACAATGGTGTGTCCATTAATGGTGACTCCCGCGTTGTAGTATTAGTAGATGGTCGTCGTGTAGACAATATTACATCTGGTCGTTTAGGTGATAGCTCTGAAAGAGGCTCTAAATCTACAGGTGTAAATATTGATGAAGTAACCAATATGGATGCTATTGATAAAATCGAAGTTATCAAAGGCCCTGGTGCTTCTCAATATGGTTCTGATGCTACAGGTGGTGTCATCAATATCATTACACGCCGTGGTAAAGGCAATTTCAGCGGTTCCGTTGATTTGGCTACAGGCAGCTGGAACAAGCATAGTTATAACTTGACTGTACAAGGTGCGGCAGGTAAGAATGCATCTACTGGTTACTTTGTAACAGCTACACGTACTATGTCTCAAGATACGAAGTATAAAGATGGCGATACTGGTGAAGTAGCCACTCTTACAGGTTCTAAATGGCGCGAAGAAGGATTTAATGCACGTATTGACCATGAGTTCAATAAGAAACAAAGCTTACAGTTCTCAATGAACTTCAAAAAAGGTCGCGATGGGTATCCAATTTCTACACCAAGCCGTAAATACTGGAATGCAGATGATTGGCGTCGCATTATTTTCAATGCTGAAGTTGGCCAATATGATACTAATTACAAGTTGAAAACAGATCCTAAATATGTAGATCCAGATGAAAATCCACAAGGTTATGCACCTAAGTTGTATGGTGACTCCAGAAACCCTGGCTACCACAATTTATTCGCTTTAGATGGTAACTACGGCTCTTATAGTAAGTTTAAAAACTTAGACACAGATTTGAAATTTACTTTCGATCGCCAAGGTCAAATGGAAAGCTTTGCTAGATTGTATCGTTTAGATCATCGATATGAAGGTCGCGATACATATACATGGTCTAAACTTGGTAGCGAGGCCGCACGTGCTGCCTATGCTGCGGCATTCCCTAATGGCGCTACTGTGGAGCAATTTAATGCATGGGTTGATTCCAATTTGGCACCATTCCCAGATCGTCGTGATGCATTGCGTCAATGGATTGCTGAAACAGGCGGTATGGCAGGTAGCCCAAATAGATGGTATAAAGAAAATAAAACAGGTGTAGAACTTCAATGGACTCGCCAACTTGATAAGCATGATATTATTGCTAATATCGACTATAGTCGCTCTAAGTTGAATTCCCGTTCTATTAAACGTAATGGTGATGTAGTGTCTTCTGATATTCGTCGTAATACTTTATATGCTTATTTACAAGATAAAATCTACATTGGTAACAATGTGGAATTAACACCAGCATTGCGCTATGTACACTATAGCAGTATTCAAGGTAATGGCAGCGGTGACTCCCAAGGTAAGGGTAGTGTAAGCGCCTTGACTCCTAGTTTGCATGGTCAAGTTAAATTTAACAAGAAGACTAGTATGTACGCTGGGTGGACTCGTATCTTAAGACCGCTTAAAACAGGCGACTATAGTGCGACTGATGGAGTATTTAATACACCGTTAGATGACGAAAGAGGCGATGCTTTCACATGGGGCCTATTACATACATTTGGGAAAAACAATAATACTACTGTAGCAGTTCACTATGATTACACGCGTATGAAAAATGCCATCGCTACATTACCAATTTTGAACAACAGAACCGGCGACTTTGAAAAAACAGCAGTTAATGCGAAAGAAAACAAACAATCTTTCAATATTACAGTAGACCACAGATTAAATGAACATGTAACAATGAGTGCGTCTTATTCTCATATGAAAGATAAATGGTTATCTAAAGGTGGTTGGATTCTTGATCCAAACTGGGGTTATAGCAATAGCGATGATATCAATGTGGCTATTAATAGCTTGCGTCCGCAAAACCACTATGCATTGAACATTTCTTATGATAACAAGCGTCTATATTCTGGCTTGTTGATTAATTGGTACACTGGTAACAGCGACTATGCATTCACTCATAGACGTTTCCTCATCGTGGACTGGAACCTCAACTATGATGTAACAAAAGATTTAACTGCGTACATTGTAGTGAACAATGTTCTTAACCGCGCTTATGAAACAAGCTATAGCGCTTACAATGGTCGTGGTAGTGCGGCTATGCCGGCACGTTCCTTCATGATTGGGGCGAAATATAAATTCTAA
- a CDS encoding FecCD family ABC transporter permease translates to MLKRIGYTAGGFVLIGVLAVAILWGLSVGTVQFSLSQIFNIVMDQFSSPLAIDDPMNGPEQTIIWLLRMPRLLMAAIIGAGLAVSGVIMQAIVKNPLADPYILGISSGASLGATVAILFGVGVMFGENFVGVMAFIGAMAISFGVLFISNLGGRPNSVKLILGGLALSAVCSSFSSFVVYLADDKEGIQTITYWLMGSFAGAKWDMLPFIAIVVLVSILFFWSQSRVLNIMLLGDEVAITLGRDLHRYRQVYLIISSLIIGFVVYAAGMIGFVGLLIPHLVRMTIGTNHWTLIPFSALGGSIFLVIADGLCRCIIPHAELPIGILISLIGAPTFVYMLVRKNYGFGGE, encoded by the coding sequence ATGCTAAAACGAATTGGATATACTGCTGGCGGATTTGTCCTCATAGGGGTGCTAGCAGTAGCCATTCTATGGGGACTTTCTGTTGGTACAGTACAGTTTTCACTTTCTCAAATTTTTAATATTGTAATGGATCAATTTTCTAGCCCTTTGGCTATCGATGATCCTATGAATGGTCCAGAGCAGACCATTATATGGTTATTGCGTATGCCGCGGTTGTTGATGGCCGCTATTATTGGGGCAGGTCTTGCGGTATCTGGCGTTATCATGCAGGCTATCGTTAAAAATCCACTAGCGGATCCATATATCTTGGGTATTTCATCGGGTGCATCCCTTGGAGCTACGGTAGCTATTTTATTTGGTGTAGGTGTTATGTTCGGTGAGAACTTCGTCGGCGTTATGGCCTTTATTGGAGCCATGGCGATTTCCTTCGGCGTGTTGTTTATCTCGAACTTGGGTGGCCGACCAAATTCGGTGAAATTGATTTTAGGGGGCTTGGCATTAAGCGCTGTATGTAGCTCCTTCTCTAGTTTTGTGGTCTATTTAGCGGACGATAAGGAAGGCATCCAAACTATTACGTACTGGTTGATGGGTAGCTTTGCGGGCGCTAAATGGGACATGTTGCCATTTATTGCCATCGTTGTACTCGTGAGCATTCTATTCTTTTGGTCTCAAAGCAGAGTTTTAAACATTATGCTTCTCGGCGATGAGGTGGCCATCACCTTAGGTCGTGATTTGCATAGATATCGACAAGTCTATTTGATTATTAGCTCACTTATTATTGGCTTTGTGGTGTACGCTGCGGGTATGATTGGTTTTGTAGGACTCTTGATTCCTCACCTTGTGCGCATGACAATCGGCACGAATCACTGGACCTTGATTCCGTTTAGCGCATTAGGGGGCAGTATTTTCCTCGTCATCGCTGATGGCTTGTGCCGCTGCATTATTCCTCACGCAGAATTGCCAATCGGCATTCTCATTTCTCTCATTGGTGCGCCAACCTTTGTGTATATGTTGGTGCGTAAGAACTACGGATTTGGAGGGGAATAA
- a CDS encoding ABC transporter substrate-binding protein — protein sequence MIRFSALILCLLLCVGCGPQQVTVEDHQSTSTHIELQPPVTIKSYVRRGEPFESTYTAVPERVVAMWQNSIETIIALGEGNRIVAGMGIPDRKYVRPEYREAYDKIPYKDLKYANLESVLMMKPDLLVGWRSTFTNKGLRPPAFWQSRHANVYIAESSLGAQSALTMDMEYQYIRDLGRIFNRNMEAEKLIHDMEQSVAHTVAQTAHEKPPKALFVEVQGKHFRLYGHKTLAGNIGDSLHADVIDTETPSISMEDVVEQNPDVIFLIVSDGEYSQADVIMNYVLTQPGLQGVNALHNKRVHFLPLLAVYSPGIRLLDGIDIVSHGLYPNLYPEGVPDLIH from the coding sequence ATGATTAGATTCAGCGCATTAATACTATGTCTATTACTATGCGTAGGTTGTGGTCCTCAGCAGGTAACTGTTGAGGACCATCAGTCTACATCTACGCATATCGAACTACAGCCGCCGGTAACAATCAAGTCTTATGTGCGCCGAGGGGAACCTTTTGAAAGCACCTATACGGCGGTACCTGAACGTGTGGTGGCGATGTGGCAAAACTCCATAGAAACCATCATTGCCCTTGGTGAAGGGAATCGTATCGTAGCGGGTATGGGGATTCCAGATCGCAAATACGTGCGCCCAGAATACCGTGAAGCGTACGATAAAATCCCATACAAGGATCTGAAATACGCCAATTTAGAAAGTGTATTAATGATGAAGCCTGATTTACTAGTTGGTTGGCGATCTACTTTTACTAATAAAGGGTTACGACCACCTGCATTTTGGCAGTCACGACATGCGAATGTGTATATTGCAGAATCTTCTCTAGGGGCGCAGTCTGCACTGACCATGGATATGGAGTACCAATATATTCGTGATTTAGGCCGTATCTTTAACCGTAACATGGAAGCAGAAAAGTTGATTCACGATATGGAACAATCTGTAGCACATACAGTGGCCCAAACGGCTCATGAGAAGCCACCAAAGGCATTGTTTGTCGAGGTGCAAGGTAAGCATTTTCGATTGTATGGACATAAGACATTAGCAGGTAATATAGGGGATTCTTTACATGCCGATGTAATCGACACGGAAACGCCGTCCATTAGCATGGAGGACGTGGTGGAGCAGAATCCGGATGTAATTTTCTTGATTGTGTCTGACGGCGAATATAGTCAAGCGGATGTGATTATGAACTATGTATTAACGCAGCCAGGTTTACAAGGTGTTAATGCATTGCACAATAAACGCGTTCATTTCTTGCCATTGCTTGCTGTATATAGTCCTGGTATTCGTTTATTAGATGGTATCGACATCGTATCGCATGGGTTGTATCCTAATCTATATCCAGAAGGGGTACCAGATTTAATTCATTAA